The Propionibacterium freudenreichii subsp. freudenreichii genome contains a region encoding:
- a CDS encoding DUF2207 domain-containing protein produces the protein MLHLSSGRPRGGPSGMRRGVHGAVVLLLGAMMATLWVALGPGTPARAQTDQPVFTRYDETLSLDAQGVATVVIDATFDTGNGSSAGPALSFPRRVEVPPAQGRPRFRQLTNTITDVTSPSGAPTGVRHTSTVDTDLFRIGDQTNQIRGVQHYRVSLQIDGLVTPTDSGDELAWEAVDAVDTLARNEASFTIEAPGAATSSRCATDLQPVGSCPITSNDSGVSASVRDLAAADAVRINVTYPSGTFTDVSEDYTVHRTLADRFPLTAVDIIGGLAFGLIGLIGSVGYALTQGRDRRWDSSHAGDRKPPPDTRVVTGGRRRVPLRTEPPEQTLPGEVGFLLETHTETDQITATLIDLAVRGFLTVHREDDSSWTFRRTQTDASTLATYERTVLKRLFPKVKGRIRVTSSTGEASRAKGSFTTTREAIARRVGALGWFRVPPDKARFRSHRFGVVICMFGLLTLIPFVGFMGLGLWSAGIILAGICVLAIMPFTPSRTPQGSAVLEQAEGFRQFLSDPDPELIDWKHSGDVFSRCLPWAVVFGVDAQWTALFQKLTDEGRYRPQLAWYESLHGSVWATQGHIEALSSLTSSFNHAVAAADRHAAAVSGLDDSE, from the coding sequence GTGTTGCACTTGTCGTCGGGCCGGCCACGCGGCGGACCCTCCGGGATGCGCCGCGGGGTTCACGGTGCCGTGGTGCTACTGCTCGGCGCCATGATGGCGACCCTGTGGGTGGCCCTCGGCCCCGGCACGCCGGCCCGTGCCCAGACCGACCAACCGGTGTTCACCCGCTACGACGAGACGCTTTCACTGGACGCACAGGGCGTGGCAACCGTGGTGATCGACGCCACCTTCGACACCGGGAACGGAAGCTCTGCCGGACCGGCACTGTCGTTTCCGCGTCGGGTGGAGGTGCCCCCCGCCCAGGGCCGGCCCCGGTTCCGCCAGCTGACCAACACCATCACCGATGTCACCAGCCCCAGCGGGGCACCCACCGGCGTGCGCCACACCAGCACGGTGGACACCGACCTGTTCCGCATCGGCGACCAGACCAACCAGATCAGGGGCGTGCAGCACTACCGGGTGAGCCTGCAGATCGACGGGCTGGTCACCCCGACCGACAGTGGCGATGAGCTCGCCTGGGAGGCCGTGGACGCCGTCGACACGCTCGCGCGCAACGAGGCCAGCTTCACCATCGAGGCTCCGGGGGCAGCCACGTCGAGCCGGTGCGCCACCGACCTGCAACCGGTCGGCTCGTGCCCGATCACGAGCAACGACTCGGGCGTCAGCGCCTCGGTGAGGGACCTGGCGGCCGCCGACGCGGTGCGCATCAACGTGACCTACCCGAGCGGCACCTTCACCGATGTGAGCGAGGACTACACCGTCCACCGCACCCTGGCCGACCGCTTCCCACTCACTGCCGTGGACATCATCGGCGGCCTGGCCTTCGGGCTCATCGGACTGATCGGCTCCGTCGGCTATGCCCTCACGCAGGGTCGCGACCGACGCTGGGATTCCTCGCACGCCGGGGATCGCAAGCCGCCGCCCGACACCCGCGTGGTCACCGGGGGGCGTCGCCGCGTGCCGCTGCGCACCGAGCCCCCCGAACAGACGCTGCCGGGCGAGGTTGGATTCCTCCTGGAGACCCACACCGAAACCGACCAGATCACGGCGACCCTGATCGACCTGGCGGTGCGTGGGTTCCTCACCGTGCACCGCGAGGATGACTCCAGTTGGACGTTCCGGCGCACCCAGACCGACGCCAGCACCCTGGCCACTTACGAGCGCACCGTGCTCAAGCGGCTGTTCCCGAAGGTCAAGGGACGCATCCGGGTGACGTCCAGCACCGGTGAGGCGAGCCGGGCAAAGGGCAGCTTCACCACCACCCGCGAGGCCATCGCCCGCCGGGTCGGGGCGCTGGGTTGGTTCCGGGTGCCGCCCGACAAGGCGCGCTTCCGTTCACACCGCTTTGGTGTGGTCATCTGCATGTTCGGGTTGTTGACGCTCATCCCGTTCGTGGGCTTCATGGGCCTGGGCCTGTGGTCGGCCGGCATCATCCTCGCCGGCATCTGCGTGCTGGCGATCATGCCCTTCACCCCCTCGCGCACCCCCCAGGGCAGCGCCGTGCTGGAACAGGCCGAGGGCTTCCGCCAGTTCCTGTCCGATCCCGATCCCGAGTTGATCGACTGGAAGCACAGCGGCGATGTCTTCAGCCGTTGCCTGCCCTGGGCGGTCGTGTTCGGCGTCGACGCCCAGTGGACCGCGCTGTTCCAGAAGCTCACCGACGAGGGCCGCTATCGCCCACAGCTCGCGTGGTACGAGAGCCTGCACGGATCGGTGTGGGCCACGCAGGGCCATATCGAGGCGCTGAGCTCGCTGACCAGCAGCTTCAACCACGCCGTGGCCGCCGCCGATCGCCATGCGGCTGCGGTGAGTGGGCTCGACGACTCCGAATGA